Within the Paramormyrops kingsleyae isolate MSU_618 chromosome 2, PKINGS_0.4, whole genome shotgun sequence genome, the region ATTAATGGCCTTACCACTTAATATCAAGTATGGCAGATGTATCAATGCGCTGAATCTCAGTGAGCGGCGGACAATGCAGACCATCCTCATGAAACTGGAACAGGTACAGTCGTCCAATGCGGCTGGGAACGGCGGACTCAACATCCaccttaaaaaacaaaacagcacaaATTATATCCAGCCCCTCTTGTAAGTAAAACGAGGTGCGCCTGACGCTGCCCTGACCCCTTCCGGCGGCTTCAGCAGCTGGTACGTTCCGCACGCCAGAACATCGTGCCAAGGGGGCACGGGGCACCACTCCACCGCGTCTGCACTCAGCTCCGTGTCCAGCAGCTGCAGGCTCCGGGTGCGCGATCTGCAGGCCATGGCATCCTGCACCCCGCAAGTCCAACTCTGCTCAGGAAAAGCGCCGCAATACAGTCAGTTCATACCATTAAGCTGGCGTCGCCTGCATTATCGGGGTTATCCTGGCACTGCTGCACTTTCTACGTTATCAGGCTGTTATCTGTATGActattttgtttgtatttatattaacaTAAAGTATATGACGTTTACAGCTTTTAGGCAGATGCGCAGCCGCTGGCGACCTATGTGCAGTCAAGCTGAAATCAGCGACGACTATAATCTGAGCGGATGAAGGGCGACTAAAACCGCCGCGCTCTGCTAAGCATTACAACACTACACATTTACCAGCATCGAAACTTGTTTTCCGTATGTATAAAAAAGTTATTGGACATACTTACACCTCGTGGCTGCTGGCGACGGGGACGCGCGGAGAAGCGCGCACCACCCACTCACTTCCGGGTTAAACGTCGGTGACGTCACACAACAACAAAGCCAGAAAAGGGCtcgttttttttctgttatcttTTGTCGCCAGGGTGATCGCTTTTATTCCGGTTAAGATTGCATCGCAGCGCGTATTATCTTCACCTCTCTACTTGAGTTTCGCTAAATTagcagaaaaaaacataaaactgaATTTGCACATTGAGTTTGCTCGGTGTTTATTAGCGTACTCCGTCTTTTCACTATTCTGTATGAGCTACTTTATAACTTAAATACATCCAGTGCAAACGTCAATGAGATAACGATCGCATTTCTTCATCTAACAATGGATCATCAAATGAGATCGACATTCTGCACGGTTGTCAATAAATGCGACGACGCTAAGTATTTGTGCTATTTCCACGAGAAAGCCGGGGCGTTTAACATTGGGTAAGTACAGTAAGTAGCTCAAGTTTTACTTCGTCAGATGATCGGTGGCTAAACTCAGTCAGCCGTATTTAGTATCAGAGCCGAGTCACATGTTTGCACTACAGCCTtagagcagggttattcaaatcacggtcctcgaggtccgagcactgctggttttccagccttcctttacttgtcagtcaggtgtgtagcctcagaatcagtaattattaaactaactacctgggagaactgaaaacaaggccaggatttggaattgaggtccagatttgaagaaccctggccTAGAGGGATGCTAGTAAGCAAGATTTAATGGCTGCCATAAACATGTGCGAAGCAGATCTACCGGGAACACCACGCCGCACCTCCCCAAGCGGTTGGATGGCTGGGAACTGTGAATCATGGCTATGAGACGTGTAGCATTACCTATTTAATCACCAAAGTACAAACTCGATCTTTCACGTTTATTAACTGAATCATTAAAAttgtgcagagagagagagattgcaTTTATGTTTGATGCTATTTTTTTACAAAGAGGTGCGTAGGCATTTTGTTGAGGGGGGCGATAAACTGCTGCACGTTTTGCCGGTCTGCCGTAAGTAGTGTATTAATTGGTGTTATTTGCTAAAGGAGAGATATTGAGGTGAAAGCTGAGCAAACGTTGAAGGACGGCTAACCCTGCCACGGGACTAAGGCTGGACTCGGTGGAAGCCGGGGAGGAGGGCAGGGTGGTGTCGTAAATGTCCTCCTTTCACCAGAAAGCAGGTGCAGTTGAGGAGTCCCCCAGCCACTGGCTCATGCCCTTGAGATGCACAGCTTAACACTTCCGAACTTCCTTTGTGCTGCTGCCATTCTGTGCTTCTGCCATTCTGTGTTTCTGCTGTCCCTGTTTCTAACCCCACCCACCTTAGAAGATGGGGTGCAAAAATGGTTAAGGATAATATTTGGATGCTTTCGCCCTGGCAGAATGACCAACGCTTCAGATGTTTGGAGCACGGATTTCACAGAGGACACCTTGACCCAGCATGTAAGCCGTTCAGCCCGACACACAGCATCACAGGCTGAATGCCCACGTTTGATGGCTATATTTATTGGGGTGAAGATATTCCCCATAGACAGTGCCAGTCAAACCATTAGGTGCTCCCAGCAGCAGAGCTTGGGAGCTCCGTTTGGGCTCTGACGCGCACTGCCTGTAGGAATTGGCTGACACCCTGTCGTGTCTTAAATTTCAGATGAAGAGATTTGCCTTGAAGTCACCTGAAAGTTACGTCCCAAAAATTAGGTATGGCTCTGTGGGATGCAATGAGACTTTAATCCTTTTTGGGTTTGTTGGTCTAGTTTGAGATGGTAATCAGTATTATAGTATGcattacatttataaataaactgCAGGGTAAGTTATGGCACATTTTGTCATTGAGCAACAATGTAGGCCAGAGGTGTGACTGATATTTTGTGGATTGAAGAATGAGTGAGCTGGCATACTTTGTCACTGAGTAGCAATTTAGTCCAGAGGTGTGACTGTGGTAGTTTGTAGATCTCGGTTAAATGGCCCGTCTGTGGGAGTCTTTTGCATGGCTTTGCTTTTTCTCCTCTGTGTGTTCAGGGATGCCTGTCAGACAGGCATGGCGTCGGTGAGCCTGGAGGGGGACTCGGCCCTCCTGCACTTGGGGGATGGCCTTAGCGTGTCCCTGTCCCGGCTGGGCAGCCCGCAGTCCCATGGGGAGCTGCGGGAGCTGCTCTTCAGGATGGCTGAGAGCCTGAGCTGCACGGGCAGCCCGGGTGAGGCACCACCCCCCCGTGGGATGTGGAGGTATGTGTGGTCCATACGGCAAGCCTCCCTGACGTCATTCTCTTACAGCTCCTGTCAGTCCCATGAAGAACGTGCGGGGAGGGCGTGCAGGTATGTTCACGCTGTGTGCTACTCGTGCATTCCTTTGCAGTTACACAGGAATGCCATCAGTAACACTGGTTCAAGTATAGAAACTGTCACCCTTATATACTAGTACAATTATCATTATGGCTATTTATGTCATATTTTGGACAATCAAGTCTTGGGACTTCTTGGGTTTCTTGGGCATTTAAAGAGGATGTAACTGTTACCTGGGCTCTCATTCCAGAATTTGAGCCTAGGAGGCACCAAACTGGGCCTATTCTGGCAGTAAGGAAGCGCATTCCTGGAGACTCCCTCATCAATCCGGGAAGCAAAAGGTGACGTTCACGAAAAGccgaacgcacacacacacgtgcacacgcacacacacgtgtagTCCccgtattcatatctttgtggggactctccattcatttctatgggcatgaCCCTATTCCCAGCTATGATTAGGTTgaccgtaagtaaccaaacaaaactcAAGACTTTaagaattttaattattttcatcaCATTCGCAGATTTCtataaaactgaggtttatattgtagggacctgaaaaatgtccacCAAGCTAAAAACTACCAGGttgtgttaaatgtgttaaataaaaacccacaaactcacacatacacacgctctctgtgactctcacatgcatacatacactctctctctctctctctctctctctcccactctcATGAAGCACCATTCAGTCTCTCtatttctctctctgtcacacacactaaTGCGTACACTCACAGAGCACCATTCTGTCTCACacactctctttctctctcacacacactctcacggAGCCATTCTGTCTCTTGGTGTTCCACCACAGTAAGAAGACCGCAACTGGTGTCTTGTTTGATGAGTGAGGATCTCTGAATATGGACATTAAAGTCTTCTGGTCCCCAACACTGATGCATGTACCATAAACCACTCAGTATTCAGTATGAAATGTCGTAATCTGTGATTATATATCCTTTTAATCCTCTCAAGTATGAATTTCCATTCAGAACATGATGCTGTTTTTAATAATGCCCTCCTTTTTAAGCTGTGGACTTGACACATAATTTTTAATGTGGTGATATGTCGATGAACtcccattgttttaaaaaataaataaatgtatttgtaatAAACTAATTTTTGTTGATGCCTTATTTAACTTACATTTGCAAGCCCATTTACAACCACAAAACTCATTCAGGAATAGTGAAGACTTAATCAGTGCAACTGAACAGCTCCTCAGCTTGTTTGAAAATCTGCTTTGCTGAATAATGAAGAAGCAGACAGCATTTACACACTTCATTCATCatttaaatactttattaaaagaGAGGAATTAATACAAACCAATATTACTAAACACAGCTAGATGGGCGGCTTTCATGTGCCTCCATGAtatgaaaatgaacaaaaatctTTCTTAGGTGaaataaaactaattaaaaGCTGTAAGCATATTTGTCCCTTAAGAAAATCCAGCGCCACCATAATGGAAGCCTTCCAGAAACAAATGGTCTAAGCTGATAGGTCTACGAGGAATGCgatgttcatttatttatacagtgCTGCTAGAGCTGCGTAGAAGTGACATTTATCCAGAAGTGGCAGAATGAAATGCAGTCATACAGGGGGCTGGGACTGTATCAGTGACGGCAGATACTCCGGAGGGAAAATGATACATAAGCGTTTCTTCCTTCatctcctctcctcccctcttctccctctctctccctctctctccataGACTTGGCTTCAGTTGCTCTCTATCTGGTGAGGTACTTGGCCACTGCGTGGTAGGCCAGCAGGATCTCGGCGTCGTTGGGGCAGGTGAAGCGGAACTCGTCCCGCTTGTAAGTATTTTCCAGATACCGTGTCAGGCCCTTCAGGGCGGCAGGAATCTCGAAATCCCGGTACTTTCTGCACACAACCTACAGACGAGGAACAGGAGGGTggcaatttttttaatttctcacTGAGCATATGAGAGTAAGAGGgaactgtgtgtctgtctgtgtctgtctgtgtgtgtttgtgtgtgtgcgtgtgagagagagatagagtATGGGCCATGTATAGATTCCATTTTTTCagctcagttttataaaaatctgtgactgcaataaaaaaactaagaaTGTCACATgtcttgaattttgttttttgtttggttacttatagttaaggttgtcattgttgggattagggttatgtccgtagaaatgaatagacagtccccacaaagatattagtacaggtgtgtgtgtgtgtgtgtgtgtgtgtgtgtgtgtttgagcataggaacataagaaatttataaacgagaggaggccattcggcccctcaagctcgtttggggagaacttaactaatagctcagagttgttaaaatcttatccagctctgatttagaggaacccagggttttagcttgcgctacactagcaagaagactattccatactcgaAGTatatgctgtgtaaagaagtgatttctcaaattaattttaaaatgttctcccgctaatttccacttttggttgttctagtatttaaactaacaTTGAAATatccatttggctgaacagcatctaTACCTgctagaatcttatatacctggatcatgtccccccttagtctcctttgctcgaagctgaacagattcagctcagctaacctctcctcataagacattcctctaagaccaggaatcattcttgtagccctacattgcaccctttccaaggcagcaatgtccgttttaaggtgtgtgtgtgtgtgtgtgtgtgtgtgtgtgcacacgtgtTGAGAGGCCCGTTGGTACCTTCACGATGTTGAGCTTGGGCAGCAGGTTGCAGTCTGCCAGTGTCAGTGTGTTCCCATCCAGGAAGAGCCTGGAAGATTCTGTTATGTTGGGGTTCTTGTCCAGTTCGTTTGGAAGCGGGGTTAGCAGGTACTGGTCCAGCTTCATTAAGCTCTTCAGAAACTTCTTTTCCAGCACTGCAACATCAAACACACCATTGCTAAAGTcaacctggggaaacagacagACTTAGGTGCAGTGAGGTGCAGTGATGGGCTGCATGGGTAGAGGCCGCAAACTCACTGTCATTCAGGCCAGGGTTGGGATTCTTGACATAGGCGGAGAACTTGTGGAAGATATCATCTCCAGCACCGTTGGATTCCTTATAGCGACAGCAGAGCTTAGGGTACCTGCAATGTTAAAAACACGCTGACATACACAGCAGATATTGGGTCACTGTGTAGTGTGCTTGCGCTCTCATAGGGATTCCCATCGTCAGTGTAGCGTAACAACCATCATCCAGTCAGATGCCTAAATGAATCCATACAAGTTAAGAGTAGGTGTTTCTTATTGGCCTGTGCCTTGGTTGTGCAAAGCTGATTATTCTGTACTTAGctgaaaaaaacatattacGAAGGTTCAAAATATGATATAAAATGGTGAACATAAGGTGCAATCGTTGACTCTAGACTGAGGTTACTCACTGAGGGGGGGCCAGCGTCTCCTCCAGGAACTCCTCGATCTTGTTAGTGTCTGTGCGTACATCGTTGttgtaaagcagaaatgggGGCTGTGAGCCGGGGGCCAGGTCTTTCAGAACCTCCGGGGCCCTGGAATGGAGGAATGAGGGGAATGTGGCCCCAGAATGCACCAGCACGTGTGAGCGAGGGTGCCCCCCCAGGCACAGAGGGGAGTAGTCCTCCGCTGGACCTCCTGGCACTCACCTCTTCATGTCGACAGTAGTGAGGGTGAAATTCACACCTTTCAGCCAGAGGATCATGAAGAGGCGCTGGCAGAAGGGACAGTTACCCACACTCTCACCATCGTTACTCGCCTGCAAACAGAACAGACTGTTACACCGAGGGCTACAATGACAGCATTTGTTAAACATCCAGAAATTATCCCTTTTCTAAATGGTGTGGTCAATAATCAAAAAATTGCTTTTGTGGGCCGTTTTTCCCCTCTCCCTTGCTTACTTTCTCTTACATTCTCATCACTGTCTTCTTCGTAACCTATAAGTTAGGAGGATAAGACTATCTGGCTGAGAACAAAAGACAGAGGGAAGATTCTAGCTCAATGAGCTTTTTGCCTTGATCCCAGAGATTTGGCCAGGGTGTGTTGACACATGGGTGTCACACAGCCATGTTCAGAAAGGTTTCATGTTCCCAGAGCCACTTGGGTGCAATCCAAGCTCTTTCCTCAAAGGCTGGAGCCCAGAGGTTGTGCAATAAGGACTCTTGCAGAATGACCTGACACCTGCTATGAACATATGTAGGATTGTTTTGCCTGTTTCTTGAAATGCAGATAAGGCACGTGGAGGAGTGCACAAAGCCACCTAGCCAGAAGGATCTAGTCATCTAGAAGTTTCAAGCCACTTTCCATTAAGCAAAAAGTGTGACGTCTCCATGCAAGACAACATATACTTTATTCCAAACGTGTCATCGACAGCCTATGATAGCGATTACTGAGATCTCAGATTCAGTAAGTAGACGGTTTATATTGTAATTATTACTGGCAGGTCAGTGAATATGAAAATTACTGTATCAACAAATGACTTGAATTAACTTTATTTGCAGAATGTCAGAATAATCAGGGTAATACTGGATTCTATGAACTGTATTGATGCACATCAGTCAGAATGCGGCTGATATGAGATATGATTGGCGCATTTAACAAATCGAATTTCTATTCTGCTGATTCTCCCCAGACTCAGAGATCCTCACTCATCAAACAAGACACCAGTTGCGGTCTTCTTACTGTGGTGGAACACCAAGAGACAGAATGGCTccgtgagagtgtgtgtgagagtgcagAGCCCCTTACCTTGATGAAGAGCTCGATCTTTGGGGCTTCAGCCATTTCTCCGTCACTCTCCCTCCCAGGCTCTCCGGCTGCTATGTTATGGCACTTCTCTTATTTTCAGTGTCTCAGTCTGTCCCTTTCACCACTCCCATCACATtcctcacacacacccacccgtACATCTCACCGGTTATACCTGTATGTCCGGGTGAGGCTGTGTTTACAAGTGTGTCGCTCTTGATTAGGTTTCTTTCATTCtctcagtgtatgtgtgtgtgtgtgtgtataacagCCTTCACATTGTGCTCTGGGTCTTTTCCtcatttttcattaaaacacaAGAGTCAAAGtcatcggtgtgtgtgtgtgtttgcatgtgagGGGGTTTTAGGCAGGGTGTGGTCCTTTTTGTACGGCATCCCAAAGAGTATATTACCCCGCCACTGTAATGCGGAGGCAATTTAAGCCTGTAAACATTGAAAGGTAGAGCCAGCAGGGCAACAGTAGTCTGTCACACAGCTGGGCAGTTATGTAGGTCATGTTTTTTGGAAGCTTCTCCAAATTTCCATTCCCCTCTCTGTGACTTTCAGAATGTTCTTCCATACAGGAGGAACAACCATGCCCGGCTGCCATGACCGCCATGGCCTGTGCACCCCTGGTGGCAAATGCGCTGCACTGCGCCCTGCGACAAGGCAGCGACGCAGCATTTTGCGCGTCCCAGCAGACTGAAAGCAGAAGTGTTTCTGTGCCTCTGCCCTCCTTCCTCATTCGCCTCCAAAACTTGGTGCGTGGTGCCGCTGTTCAGGAAACGAGTACGACCGGATTTCTTGGCCTGGTGAAGAAGTGCTTCAAAAACAGAGGGTGTGAAAGTAGCGGGGAGGCACCTGGTCGCACCGCCATCGAGTGTAACAATGGCATCAGCGGGCCCCGGCAAGCAGAGGCCGCTCCACAACGTCAACGCGCCGGCATGTGATACTGTCTGAGTGGGAGGGAGCCGTTCAGCCACGCAGAAACGCGCAAGGTGTGGAACAAAATATAATGATAAGGTAACTTCAACGGAAACACAGGAGCATGGCAACCACAAATGATTTAATCAGAAACAAGCTGGCAAATTCAAGTCAAAATGTTACATCCAAACAACAGTCGTTTACAGCAAAAAAGATCTAAACAGACATACAtgtttgtaaaatataaatataaatatatatatatttatattcatgtACATACATAGGATACATTCTAGAGCCTTCCGCTCCAGAGGAAAACTACATATTCACAAAATTAACTGGAGCGTTTGGCTGATATGCGAGTTACACTCCCCCTAATCACACATGATCGCACCCAAGCAACCTGCTGCCTTCATTTGAAGTCTCTGttctttaaaaacatttatctgATGCACGGATCATGACAAAACAGTCTGCTGTGAAGCAAATATTTATGAAagttctttttcttttaaagtttGTGTAACTTGATCAAAGCGCCCTACAGCGTTTGAGAGCAAAGGCCTTTGGAATTAGCACTCCAAGGTAGGGTGTGAGGGGATCAAAGGACGGGGTGACCGGACGTTCAAAAGGTTAAAGGTCAATCGCCGACGAAGAGGTGCTGGTCCACTGAGGCCAGATGGAAAGTGAGCAAAATCATCATGAATTAAACCGCAGTAATAGGACACAGAAAGAGGTATTAAGTTCAGGCCAAGAAAGACAACAACTAAACAACTGCACAAAATTACAAAAGGAAAATCTCTGCTTTCACAGACACATCTGATCTTAttaaaggaggaaaaaaagttAGTGTCTCAATCATCCCTCAGTGTAGGATTATCAGTCATCACTGACTTTGCCTTTGGTTATTAACATTGGGTcgtatattaaaaacaaaaaaaatgcctaatttttttcctttccatGCCCTCTATTCTATTTTGTTctcttgaagaaaaaaaatactatatCATATTGTAATTATTTTACAAATGATATAAACAAAATGACCTTTAATTGGTCCTAAAGTGTTCGGAAATGACCCCAAATCAAGTTGCATCCCTAAGGTGAAGCTTAGCGGGAGCCCATCGCGTCTCACTGGCTGTGAGATGGTCCATCCTACTTCCAGACTGATCATTTCACATGTATAAGGGACTGCCATACTCAGGACATTTGTATTGGTCAGTGAGTTTAATTGTGAAACTACCAAATATGTTTCTGCTGTATTGTGAAGATAGTTTTGAAGGTAGTATTAGCAAGTAAGAAATCTCTCTTTGTGGCGTTAGCACAAGGATGAAAATCCTCCTGCCTCCTACTCTGCTGTCCTGCCAAACTCACCAGCCGGGGGCGCTCTGCCGGCTGCGCACCATGACCCCCCTGCAGTGACACATCTCACATGAGCTTCCTACAGGGGGAACCGTACAGCTGATTTCCTGCACACTACACACGAGCAAAATAAAGAGAAAGGCAGGAGCCGGAAGTCACCCCTGTGATCAGGCGCAACATGCGTCCAGAAGAGTCTCAGTACAAGACGCACATTGCTAATTATCGTCAATCggttattaaattaaaaaccacagaaatctGACATCTCATCATGTAAAACAAATCACTGTTTTCTCTCCATAGAAGAagtacacatgacaatacacCATTTGACATGACTCTCTGAGTCTCATAAACCCTACAGCATGCTGAAAAGGCAAACACAGTCAAAAGGATGTTAAACCTTAAAATGCAGGAGGGGTCCGTGTACAAGGGGGAGAAAGAATATGTCTATATACTGGTGTTGACTTTGGCTGGGAAGAGAAATAAGACTAGCCCTAAAATTACATTCATAAGAGGATATGCTGGGGCGAGCGGGCTGGACCCGTAAGGAGATTGATATGTTACTGGGCTGCATTTGCAACCGCGCAGCCAGAACGCGACGCGAGCAATAACTGGGCCCTGAACACAGTCCCTTAACGCTGTTTTTTTGGTTCACTCCAGCTTCGACTACAAGTGCTTGTCTCACAAGCTGATACCGAGACACGTCGCAGGGAAACATTCCTGTTAAAGCACAAACTGACATTCTCGCTAAAAGCTGTAGGTGAGCTGCAAATCAGCCGCGGTTCTCCGGCCCCCCGAAGCTGCAGCCGCCGCGGTCCCGGCCGAGGGCGAGGGGGCAGGAGGGGGTGGCAGGCAGACGGCACACCCAGCATCCATGTCTCCTTCCCTTCTCTCCGGGGCTCTCACTTCCCGGTTCCCGCCGCGTCTCCTCGTTTCTCCGCACGTGGAGGAGACGGCACGCCCCCAGCCTGGCTGCTCTCCAGGCAAATTAAAGAAAAGAGCTGTCGTTCTGGGCTTGCTTTAATTTAGGTTTGCTCTTCCGCATTCTCATTACGATCGGGAGTCAAAAGCGTTTTTTAAAGGTGTCGGACTCCACTTCTGTCCGGTCGGCCAGTCTCTGAAGTTCAACAGAGCGTATCTGTGTTAAATGAAAGCTGTACCtgaaaaataaagaagaaaacaagTTACAAAACTAACCTCTGTTTGAAGTGCAAGTCACTCAGGCTAAACCTGGTGTTATTCTGTAAGTCGGCTCCTGCTTTTTGCCCCCCTGTTCCTTCCCCCTCACCCTCTCTTCCTCAAAGCTGATCAGACCCTCGTCATCATCGCTCTCCAGCTCTTCGGGCTCCTCGCTGA harbors:
- the paxx gene encoding protein PAXX; this encodes MDHQMRSTFCTVVNKCDDAKYLCYFHEKAGAFNIGMTNASDVWSTDFTEDTLTQHMKRFALKSPESYVPKIRDACQTGMASVSLEGDSALLHLGDGLSVSLSRLGSPQSHGELRELLFRMAESLSCTGSPAPVSPMKNVRGGRAEFEPRRHQTGPILAVRKRIPGDSLINPGSKSKKTATGVLFDE
- the clic3 gene encoding chloride intracellular channel protein 3, which gives rise to MAEAPKIELFIKASNDGESVGNCPFCQRLFMILWLKGVNFTLTTVDMKRAPEVLKDLAPGSQPPFLLYNNDVRTDTNKIEEFLEETLAPPQYPKLCCRYKESNGAGDDIFHKFSAYVKNPNPGLNDMLEKKFLKSLMKLDQYLLTPLPNELDKNPNITESSRLFLDGNTLTLADCNLLPKLNIVKVVCRKYRDFEIPAALKGLTRYLENTYKRDEFRFTCPNDAEILLAYHAVAKYLTR